From the Alteromonas sp. CI.11.F.A3 genome, the window GCCACCACGATAGGGTGGCCATTTAATGTTCCTAAATAGAAGGTAGCGTTACCTGAGTGCTCAACACGTACGTCGGTTAATAGTGACGCGAAGTATTCTGCTTCAATTGGCATTGGCCCTTGAATCATGATTGGCGCTAATGGGGTTTCAGAAGAGGTTACTGTTACGCTTTTCATGGAAGATTCAGCCATGGTGTTAGCGCTAAGTAGCGCAAAAAGCGCGGAAAAAAGTGGTGCCATTATTTTCATTATTATTCCGTTTAAGTAAGAGTGGTCAGTAAAACTGCAAGTAAAAGACGCCATCCATTTCTACCAGTTCAGTATGTAAATTACAATGTGAATAGGCGGTAGGTGCAGGTGAAATAGCATGATGAATACGCATAAAAAAAGGCAGCCACTGGCTGCCTTTAAAACGTTTTAAGTGCGAATAACGCTTATTCTACTTCGACAATCTTAAGGGTATTAGTTGCCCCAATTTTTTCCATTTCATCACCGTAAGTCAAAATGATGTTGTCGCCACTTTGCACTAAACCTTTGGCTTTAAGTGCCGCCACTACATCATACTTTAACTGACCAGGTTCGCTTTTCGATGAATCGAAATAAACAGGCTTAACACCACGGAACAACGCCATAGTATTTAGTGTGCCTTCATGACGAGACATCGCAATGATAGGTAACGAGGTAGTAATACGCGACATCAATTTAGGCGTGTTGCCGCTTTCAGTTAATCCTACAATCGCTTTTACGCTAGGTAGGTGGTTAGCTGCATATACTGCTGACAACGCAATTGATTCGCTGGTAGATGAGAAAAGCTCATCCATGCGGTGCTTTGAAATTTTAACGCTAGGATGCGTCTCTGCACCTTCACATACACGGGCCATCGCTTGAACAGTTTCAATTGGGAAGCTACCTGCCGCTGTTTCAGCAGAAAGCATAACCGCATCTGTGCCATCGAGAACTGCGTTAGCGACGTCCATAACCTCTGCGCGTGTAGGCATAGGGCTATCAATCATCGACTCCATCATTTGCGTCGCGGTAATAACGATTTTGTTTAGCTGGCGTGAACGGGCAATCAGCTTTTTCTGAACACCCACTAGCTCGGCATCACCAATTTCAACACCTAGGTCACCACGCGCCACCATTACCGCGTCTGAAGCACTGATAATGTCAGTAATAGCTTCATCAGTGGCTACGGTTTCAGCACGCTCTACTTTGGCACAAATTTTCGCATAACAGCCTGCTTCTTCAGCCAGCTTTCTTGCGTAATTAAGATCTTCACCACTACGAGGGAATGAAACCGCAAGGTAATCAACGCCAATCTCAGCCGCTGTGATAATGTCTTTCTTATCTTTTTCAGTCAGGGCTTCAGCAGATAAACCACCGCCTTGACGATTAATGCCTTTGTTGTTTGATAATTTACCGCCGACAGTCACTTCTGTTAGCACTTTACGGCCTTCTACGCCGGTGACTTTAAGTTGAATACGCCCGTCATCAAGTAACAAAATATCGCCAGCACTGACGTCATCAGGTAGCGCTTTGTAGTCGATACCAACTTGCTTAGCATCACCAGCATCGCGGTCTAGTTCAGCATCAAGCGTGAAACTATCGCCGATAGACAATTTAACCGGGCCTTCAGCAAAACGTGCAACCCGAATTTTCGGGCCTTGTAAATCGCCTAAAATGGCAACGTACTTACCTAAATTTTTAGCCGCTTCTCTTACGCGTTTTGCACGCTCGATATGATCTTCTGCTTGTCCGTGTGAAAAGTTCATGCGAACCGTGTTTGCACCGGCGGCAATTAGTTCTTGGATTTTTTCGAGTGAATCAGTGGCAGGGCCAAGCGTTGCAAGAATTTTCGTTCTTCTGGTCATTAGGAGTCCGTCGCAATTTTTAAGTGATGTAGCACAAATAGATATATGGCTAGCCTGTGTAATTTGTACAAAGGTTAACCTGTAATCGCTTTACGTAATTTTATTACAGAATAGTAGATGAATCTGACATAAATGTGAATGAAAGATGAAGAATTGGGAACTGAGCCGACCAGTTACGTCATTCATCTCAATAAAGAGTGTTAATGCCATTCACTGCCTTTTCTGTATTTTAAATAATCAATAGTTAAGCTTGTTTCCACTTAACTAGGGTAGCAGGTATGGAGAGAAAATGTGGTTAATTACCGAATAGGGTAGGAAGCTAGTCGCTTAGCGACGTTCTTAAAATGTAACGAATCCGAGTTAGTCTCCTCAGAATGCAGCAGAACATAAAGATAGACTGACTCGAATGTAATAAAGAGAAATGTTTATTCGTTGCGCTTTTCGTAGCGCGAACCGCGCAGGGTGTCTTTCACCCGCTTTAAATTCTCTCTGAATTTGTTACCGCGGCGTAATGTGAACCCTGTAGCGAGCACGTCAATAAGCGTAAGCTGCGCAATACGTGATGCCATTGGCATATACATATCGGTATCTTCCGGTACCTCAAGAGATAATACGTACGTACATTCATGCGACAATGGACTGTCGGCTGAAGTTATACCCACTACCGTTGCATCGTTCATGCGAGCAATTTGTGCAATCTCTACCAAGCTTTTGGTGCGACCCGTATGTGAAATAAGCACCACAACATCGCCAGTCGAACAATTCATGCAACTCATACGCTGCATCAAAATGTCTTCAAAGTAGACAACAGGCACATTGAAACGGAAAAATTTGTTTAATGCATCGTGTGCCACAGAGGCGGATGCGCCAAGCCCAAAAAACGAAATCTTCTGTGCTTGAGTTAACAAATCTACAACGCGATTAACCACTTGCACGTCTACAGACTGACGCGCAACTTCCAGAGAAGCCATGGTCGATTCGAAGATTTTGTTGGTATAATCTGCTGGCCCATCATTTTCATCAACATGACGGTTTACGTAGGGCGTTCCATTTGCGAGACTTTGTGCTAAATGAAGTTTAAAGTCTGGAAAGCCTTTAGTATCTAAACGTCGACAAAAGCGATTAACTGTCGGCTCACTAACATCCGACATTTTAGCCAAGGTTGCTATACT encodes:
- the pyk gene encoding pyruvate kinase — protein: MTRRTKILATLGPATDSLEKIQELIAAGANTVRMNFSHGQAEDHIERAKRVREAAKNLGKYVAILGDLQGPKIRVARFAEGPVKLSIGDSFTLDAELDRDAGDAKQVGIDYKALPDDVSAGDILLLDDGRIQLKVTGVEGRKVLTEVTVGGKLSNNKGINRQGGGLSAEALTEKDKKDIITAAEIGVDYLAVSFPRSGEDLNYARKLAEEAGCYAKICAKVERAETVATDEAITDIISASDAVMVARGDLGVEIGDAELVGVQKKLIARSRQLNKIVITATQMMESMIDSPMPTRAEVMDVANAVLDGTDAVMLSAETAAGSFPIETVQAMARVCEGAETHPSVKISKHRMDELFSSTSESIALSAVYAANHLPSVKAIVGLTESGNTPKLMSRITTSLPIIAMSRHEGTLNTMALFRGVKPVYFDSSKSEPGQLKYDVVAALKAKGLVQSGDNIILTYGDEMEKIGATNTLKIVEVE
- a CDS encoding MurR/RpiR family transcriptional regulator: MNILEKITQNKASFSKSERKVADVILANPQTAIHSSIATLAKMSDVSEPTVNRFCRRLDTKGFPDFKLHLAQSLANGTPYVNRHVDENDGPADYTNKIFESTMASLEVARQSVDVQVVNRVVDLLTQAQKISFFGLGASASVAHDALNKFFRFNVPVVYFEDILMQRMSCMNCSTGDVVVLISHTGRTKSLVEIAQIARMNDATVVGITSADSPLSHECTYVLSLEVPEDTDMYMPMASRIAQLTLIDVLATGFTLRRGNKFRENLKRVKDTLRGSRYEKRNE